A stretch of Gallus gallus isolate bGalGal1 chromosome 2, bGalGal1.mat.broiler.GRCg7b, whole genome shotgun sequence DNA encodes these proteins:
- the PRL gene encoding prolactin precursor, with protein MSNRGASLKGLFLAVLLVSNTLLTKEGVTSLPICPIGSVNCQVSLGELFDRAVKLSHYIHYLSSEIFNEFDERYAQGRGFITKAVNGCHTSSLTTPEDKEQAQQIHHEDLLNLVVGVLRSWNDPLIHLASEVQRIKEAPDTILWKAVEIEEQNKRLLEGMEKIVGRVHSGDAGNEIYSHWDGLPSLQLADEDSRLFAFYNLLHCLRRDSHKIDNYLKVLKCRLIHDSNC; from the exons ATGAGCAACAGAGGGGCTTCATTGAAAG GTTTGTTTCTGGCGGTTCTTCTGGTGTCCAACACACTTCTGACCAAGGAAGGAGTGACCTCCCTGCCAATCTGCCCCATTGGATCAGTCAACTGCCAAGTTTCCCTTGGGGAACTTTTTGATCGGGCAGTTAAACTTTCACACTACATACACTACctctcttcagaaatattcaATGAATTT GATGAACGTTATGCTCAGGGTCGGGGTTTCATTACAAAAGCTGTTAATGGCTGCCACACTTCCTCCTTAACCACTCCTGAAGATAAGGAGCAAGCTCAGCAGATTCAT CATGAAGACCTACTGAATTTAGTAGTGGGAGTGCTGCGTTCCTGGAATGATCCCCTGATCCATCTGGCCTCTGAAGTGCAAAGAATCAAAGAAGCTCCAGATACCATTCTCTGGAAGGCTGTAGAGATTGAGGAGCAAAACAAGAGGCTTCTAGAAGGAATGGAGAAAATAGTTGGGCGG GTTCATTCTGGTGATGCTGGAAATGAAATTTACTCTCACTGGGACGGCCTTCCATCCCTGCAACTCGCTGATGAGGACTCCAGACTCTTTGCTTTTTATAACCTGCTGCATTGCCTCCGCAGAGATTCCCACAAAATCGACAACTATCTTAAAGTTTTGAAGTGCCGCCTAATCCATGATAGCAATTGCTAA